Proteins encoded in a region of the Pseudomonas denitrificans (nom. rej.) genome:
- a CDS encoding DUF2066 domain-containing protein has translation MRLTARLLILCLSLFSLPSFAETLGNLYQVHEPVASQQPDERNAGLTRALQTLVLRLTGNASAAQSPALAGYFKDPQQLISQYGFENGPPMALVVDFDPTATDNALRQAGLPVWGASRPSVLAWWLNESANGSSLVGDSQEASAPLNRAAQRRGLPLRLPMADLGEQQVGTPENLNAAQPDALQAASERYGADALLAVDAKEADGKWTATWRVWMGDSREQGQAQGDTPDALADAVMLGVSQRLSQRFVGSAGSASAQVLQIEGADLARYAEVSRLLEPMGAKLVEVQGNKLVYRVTASTEQLRAQLALARLQEAPAEPAQPAVDANGQPVPNAAVPAQNTLRFHW, from the coding sequence ATGCGCCTGACCGCCCGCCTGTTGATCCTCTGCCTGTCGCTGTTCAGCCTGCCGTCCTTCGCTGAAACGCTGGGCAACCTGTACCAGGTGCACGAACCGGTCGCTTCCCAGCAGCCGGACGAGCGCAATGCCGGCCTGACCCGTGCCCTGCAGACCCTGGTGCTGCGCCTGACCGGCAACGCCAGCGCCGCACAGAGCCCGGCGCTGGCCGGCTACTTCAAGGACCCGCAGCAACTGATCAGCCAGTACGGCTTCGAGAACGGCCCGCCCATGGCGCTGGTGGTGGACTTCGACCCGACCGCCACCGACAACGCCTTGCGCCAGGCCGGACTGCCGGTGTGGGGTGCCAGCCGCCCGAGCGTGCTGGCCTGGTGGCTGAACGAAAGCGCCAACGGCAGCAGCCTGGTGGGCGACAGCCAGGAAGCCTCCGCCCCGCTGAACCGTGCGGCCCAGCGCCGCGGACTGCCGCTGCGCCTGCCGATGGCCGACCTCGGCGAGCAGCAGGTCGGCACCCCCGAAAACCTCAACGCCGCCCAGCCGGACGCGCTGCAGGCCGCCTCCGAGCGCTACGGCGCCGATGCCCTGCTGGCGGTGGACGCCAAGGAAGCCGACGGCAAGTGGACCGCCACCTGGCGCGTGTGGATGGGCGACAGTCGTGAGCAGGGCCAGGCCCAGGGCGATACCCCGGACGCGCTGGCCGATGCGGTGATGCTCGGTGTGTCGCAGCGTCTGTCGCAGCGTTTCGTCGGTTCGGCAGGCTCGGCTTCGGCCCAGGTCCTGCAGATCGAGGGCGCCGACCTGGCCCGTTACGCCGAAGTCTCGCGCCTGCTGGAGCCGATGGGCGCCAAGCTGGTGGAAGTCCAGGGTAACAAGCTCGTCTACCGCGTGACTGCCAGCACCGAGCAACTGCGTGCGCAACTGGCGCTGGCCCGCCTGCAGGAAGCCCCGGCCGAGCCGGCGCAACCGGCGGTCGACGCCAATGGCCAGCCGGTACCGAACGCAGCCGTTCCGGCCCAGAACACCCTGCGCTTCCACTGGTGA
- the purM gene encoding phosphoribosylformylglycinamidine cyclo-ligase: MSNKQPSLSYKDAGVDIDAGEALVERIKGVAKRTARPEVMGGLGGFGALCEIPAGYKQPVLVSGTDGVGTKLRLALNLNKHDSIGQDLVAMCVNDLVVCGAEPLFFLDYYATGKLNVDVAATVVTGIGAGCELAGCSLVGGETAEMPGMYEGEDYDLAGFCVGVVEKSEIIDGSKVVAGDALIALPSSGPHSNGYSLIRKIIEVSGADIESTQLNGQPLADLLMAPTRIYVKPLLQLIKQTGAIKAMAHITGGGLLDNIPRVLPDNAQAVVDVASWQRPAVFDWLQEKGNVDETEMHRVLNCGVGMVICVAQDQVEASLKALRDAGEQPWVIGRIDACAADAERVVLNNLKGH, translated from the coding sequence ATGAGCAACAAGCAACCCTCGTTGAGCTACAAGGACGCCGGTGTGGACATCGACGCCGGCGAAGCCCTGGTCGAACGCATCAAAGGCGTCGCCAAGCGCACCGCGCGTCCGGAAGTCATGGGCGGCCTGGGTGGCTTTGGCGCTCTTTGCGAAATCCCGGCCGGTTACAAGCAGCCCGTACTGGTCTCCGGTACCGACGGCGTCGGCACCAAGCTGCGCCTGGCGCTGAACCTGAACAAGCACGACAGCATCGGCCAGGACCTGGTCGCCATGTGCGTGAACGACCTGGTCGTGTGCGGCGCCGAGCCGCTGTTCTTCCTCGACTACTACGCCACCGGCAAGCTCAATGTCGACGTGGCCGCCACCGTGGTCACCGGCATCGGTGCCGGCTGCGAGCTGGCTGGCTGCTCCCTGGTCGGTGGTGAAACCGCCGAGATGCCGGGCATGTACGAAGGCGAAGACTACGACCTGGCCGGCTTCTGCGTCGGCGTGGTGGAAAAGTCCGAGATCATCGACGGCTCGAAAGTGGTCGCCGGCGACGCCCTGATCGCCCTGCCCTCCTCCGGCCCGCACTCCAACGGCTACTCGCTGATCCGCAAGATCATCGAAGTCTCCGGTGCCGACATCGAATCCACCCAGCTGAACGGCCAGCCCCTGGCCGATCTGCTGATGGCCCCGACCCGCATCTACGTGAAGCCGCTGCTGCAGCTGATCAAGCAGACCGGCGCGATCAAGGCCATGGCCCACATCACCGGCGGCGGCCTGCTGGACAACATCCCGCGCGTTCTGCCGGACAACGCCCAGGCCGTGGTTGACGTAGCCAGCTGGCAGCGCCCGGCGGTCTTCGACTGGCTGCAGGAAAAAGGCAACGTCGACGAGACCGAAATGCACCGCGTGCTGAACTGCGGCGTTGGCATGGTCATCTGCGTTGCACAGGATCAGGTCGAGGCTTCCCTGAAGGCCCTGCGTGATGCCGGCGAGCAGCCGTGGGTCATCGGCCGCATCGACGCTTGCGCCGCCGACGCCGAGCGCGTGGTCCTGAACAACCTGAAAGGCCACTGA